One genomic region from Conexibacter woesei DSM 14684 encodes:
- a CDS encoding C-terminal binding protein — MTPSDLRPRGVVVVTDSDLPTEGVAERVLEAAGWTVRRAACRTADDVREAAAGAVALIVQWAPVDASVLANLPDCRFVSRLGIGYDMIDVAAATEAGIPVANVPDYCVEEVAAHTLAFVFSLTRRLPQLDAGLRAGRWAASDDGDGARRPQGTTVAVLGHGRIGARVAQQAASVGFDVLVHDPHVPAERVEAAGHVAVTLDEALERADVVSLHVPLTPQTRHLLDAPALARMRPGSALVNTCRGGLVDETALADALRSGQLGAAALDVFESEPLPADSPLRDAPNLLLSPHAAWYSPIALLELEERAAQQVADFLDGRPVPTIVNPGYARVRADGAPV, encoded by the coding sequence ATGACCCCGAGCGATCTGCGCCCCCGGGGCGTCGTGGTCGTCACCGACTCCGACCTGCCGACCGAGGGCGTCGCCGAGCGCGTCCTCGAAGCGGCCGGCTGGACGGTCCGACGCGCCGCCTGCCGCACCGCCGACGACGTGCGCGAGGCGGCAGCCGGCGCCGTCGCGCTGATCGTCCAGTGGGCGCCCGTCGACGCGAGCGTGCTCGCGAACCTGCCCGACTGCCGCTTCGTCAGCCGTCTCGGGATCGGCTACGACATGATCGACGTCGCCGCCGCGACGGAGGCCGGCATCCCGGTCGCCAACGTGCCCGACTACTGCGTCGAGGAGGTCGCCGCGCACACGCTCGCGTTCGTCTTCTCGCTGACGCGCCGGCTGCCGCAGCTCGACGCCGGCCTGCGCGCCGGCCGCTGGGCCGCGAGCGACGACGGCGACGGCGCGCGGCGCCCCCAGGGCACGACCGTCGCGGTGCTCGGCCACGGCCGCATCGGCGCGCGCGTCGCGCAGCAGGCCGCGTCCGTCGGCTTCGACGTGCTCGTCCACGACCCGCACGTGCCGGCGGAGCGGGTCGAGGCCGCCGGCCACGTCGCCGTCACGCTCGACGAGGCGCTGGAGCGGGCCGACGTCGTCAGCCTCCACGTCCCGCTCACGCCGCAGACGCGTCACCTGCTCGACGCGCCCGCGCTCGCGCGGATGCGGCCTGGCAGCGCGCTCGTCAACACCTGCCGCGGCGGGCTCGTGGACGAGACGGCGCTCGCCGACGCGCTCCGCTCCGGCCAGCTCGGCGCCGCCGCGCTCGACGTCTTCGAGTCCGAGCCGCTGCCGGCCGACAGCCCGCTGCGCGACGCGCCGAACCTGCTGCTCTCGCCACACGCCGCGTGGTACTCGCCGATCGCGCTGCTGGAGCTGGAGGAGCGCGCCGCTCAGCAGGTCGCTGACTTCCTCGACGGCCGCCCGGTGCCGACGATCGTCAATCCCGGCTACGCTCGGGTGCGCGCCGACGGCGCCCCCGTCTAG
- a CDS encoding SDR family NAD(P)-dependent oxidoreductase encodes MSGQTAVITGASSGIGRATARHLAAQGWAVASFDVSPPAEPDPAIEDHVVDVADNAAVDAAMRSVAERHGGLQLAVNNAGITKRARLEDLTFEEWDAVVGVNLHGAFNGTQAAGRIMLAQDGGGSIVNIVSVAADRGQPGRAPYGATKAGIVGLTKTAAVEWATRGVRVNAVGPGYVSSGVYEAALASGQLDNDEVLGRIPMRRLAEADEIASVIAFLASPAASYVTGHVLYADGGFLADFGIGVVGID; translated from the coding sequence ATGAGCGGGCAGACAGCGGTGATCACGGGGGCGTCGAGCGGCATCGGCCGCGCGACGGCGCGCCACCTCGCGGCACAGGGCTGGGCCGTCGCCTCGTTCGACGTGAGCCCGCCGGCCGAGCCCGATCCTGCGATCGAGGACCACGTCGTCGACGTCGCCGACAACGCTGCGGTCGACGCTGCGATGCGGTCGGTCGCCGAACGCCATGGCGGGCTTCAGCTCGCCGTCAACAACGCCGGCATCACGAAGCGCGCGCGGCTGGAGGACCTGACGTTCGAGGAGTGGGACGCGGTCGTCGGCGTCAACCTCCACGGCGCGTTCAACGGGACGCAGGCGGCCGGGCGGATCATGCTCGCGCAGGACGGCGGCGGCTCGATCGTCAACATCGTCTCGGTCGCGGCCGACCGCGGCCAGCCCGGCCGCGCGCCGTACGGCGCGACGAAGGCGGGGATCGTCGGGCTGACGAAGACGGCCGCGGTCGAATGGGCGACGCGCGGCGTGCGTGTCAACGCGGTCGGTCCGGGCTACGTCTCCAGCGGCGTCTACGAGGCGGCGCTCGCCTCCGGACAGCTCGACAACGACGAGGTGCTCGGGCGGATCCCGATGCGGCGGCTCGCCGAAGCGGACGAGATCGCCTCCGTGATCGCGTTCCTCGCCTCGCCGGCGGCGTCGTACGTCACCGGCCACGTGCTCTACGCCGACGGCGGCTTCCTCGCCGACTTCGGCATCGGCGTCGTCGGAATCGACTGA
- a CDS encoding mandelate racemase/muconate lactonizing enzyme family protein has translation MSDAIREVRVATVALPLPRPLKLGSMEIVAREYAAATVTTEDGLSGRAYCLTRNAPVQALVERLVTPHVVGRSSAAVEQRWDEVQRANVAVARSGVAMRALGLVDVALWDVRAQRAGVPLWRLLAEHEGGAGAAAGGDSPGATGPRGGSAAAPDGSAPALLVAAYPTPDRTPADVAAEVLAGAGRGFRRVKISRDPDPARMRELIERIVAGLPGDCGLVADCGFVWRDAEQALAEIAQWGEPPLAWLEDPLVPEDADGCARIRRDGPFPLGVGDEVTEPRTYAALLDAGALDVLRLDVLAVGGVTPSLGVLARARDAGVEVSFHVYPEISVHLAAAQPRPAWVELFDAEVPGGNPYDPAHLLVAGDPPLRDGRWVASDRPGLGLAFDEERVR, from the coding sequence ATGAGCGACGCGATCCGCGAGGTCCGCGTCGCGACCGTCGCGCTGCCGCTGCCGCGCCCGCTGAAGCTCGGGTCGATGGAGATCGTCGCGCGCGAGTACGCGGCGGCGACGGTCACGACCGAGGACGGGTTGAGCGGTCGCGCGTACTGCCTCACGCGCAACGCACCGGTTCAGGCGCTGGTCGAGCGGCTTGTGACGCCGCACGTCGTCGGTCGCTCGTCCGCCGCGGTCGAGCAGCGCTGGGACGAGGTCCAGCGCGCGAACGTCGCCGTCGCCCGCTCCGGCGTCGCGATGCGCGCGCTCGGGCTGGTCGACGTCGCGCTGTGGGACGTGCGCGCGCAGCGTGCCGGCGTGCCCCTGTGGCGGCTGCTGGCGGAGCACGAAGGCGGGGCGGGCGCGGCGGCCGGAGGCGACAGCCCCGGCGCGACCGGTCCGCGCGGAGGCTCCGCGGCGGCGCCCGACGGCTCCGCGCCCGCGCTGCTCGTCGCCGCCTACCCGACGCCGGACCGCACGCCGGCGGACGTCGCCGCCGAAGTCCTGGCCGGCGCCGGGCGCGGCTTCCGCCGCGTGAAGATCAGCCGCGACCCGGACCCGGCGCGGATGCGCGAGCTGATCGAGCGGATCGTCGCCGGGCTTCCCGGCGACTGCGGGCTCGTCGCCGACTGCGGCTTCGTCTGGCGCGACGCCGAGCAGGCGCTCGCCGAGATCGCGCAGTGGGGCGAGCCGCCGCTCGCGTGGCTGGAGGACCCGCTCGTGCCCGAGGATGCGGACGGCTGCGCGCGGATCCGCCGCGACGGCCCGTTCCCGCTCGGCGTCGGCGACGAGGTGACCGAGCCGCGCACGTACGCCGCGCTGCTCGACGCCGGCGCGCTCGACGTGCTGCGGCTCGACGTGCTCGCGGTCGGGGGCGTGACGCCGTCGCTTGGCGTGCTCGCTCGCGCGCGCGACGCCGGCGTCGAGGTCTCGTTCCACGTCTACCCGGAGATCAGCGTGCACCTCGCCGCGGCGCAGCCGCGCCCGGCGTGGGTCGAGCTGTTCGACGCGGAGGTCCCCGGCGGCAACCCGTACGATCCCGCACATCTGCTGGTCGCCGGAGATCCGCCGCTGCGGGACGGTCGCTGGGTCGCGTCCGACCGGCCCGGGCTCGGCCTGGCGTTCGACGAGGAGCGCGTGAGATGA
- a CDS encoding SDR family NAD(P)-dependent oxidoreductase: MSSVVVTGAGTGIGRAIAERLAADGWAVVALEHDAALASELEGVVAATVVGDAGDRDDIAAAVTAAEALAPLGGWVNNAGITTQGTLHDPDPEQVRRLLSVNVDGVYWGCSAAVRSFTERGAPGAIVNISSIHGRAGAVAHAAYDTSKGAIDALTRHVASAYGPYGIRANAIAPGAVMTQALERSFEEADDGAARRAGLERQAPLRRIGEPAEIAAVAAFLLSEQASFLTGQSIAVDGGWTTALVPPPLDPELAERYGLR; encoded by the coding sequence ATGAGCAGCGTCGTCGTGACGGGAGCGGGCACCGGCATCGGCCGCGCGATCGCCGAGCGGCTCGCGGCGGACGGCTGGGCGGTCGTCGCGCTCGAGCACGACGCGGCACTGGCGTCGGAGCTGGAGGGCGTCGTCGCCGCGACGGTCGTCGGCGACGCCGGTGACCGCGACGACATCGCCGCCGCGGTCACCGCGGCCGAGGCGCTCGCGCCGCTGGGCGGCTGGGTCAACAACGCCGGCATCACGACGCAGGGGACGCTGCACGACCCCGATCCCGAGCAGGTGCGGCGGCTGCTGTCCGTCAACGTCGACGGCGTCTACTGGGGCTGCTCGGCGGCCGTGCGCTCGTTCACCGAGCGCGGCGCGCCGGGCGCGATCGTCAACATCTCCTCGATCCACGGCCGCGCGGGCGCGGTCGCACACGCCGCCTACGACACGTCGAAGGGCGCGATCGACGCGCTCACCCGCCACGTCGCCTCCGCCTACGGCCCGTACGGGATCCGCGCCAACGCGATCGCCCCCGGGGCGGTCATGACGCAGGCGCTGGAACGGAGCTTCGAGGAGGCCGACGACGGCGCCGCGCGCCGCGCCGGGCTGGAGCGTCAGGCGCCGCTGCGCCGGATCGGCGAGCCGGCCGAGATCGCCGCCGTCGCCGCGTTCCTGCTGTCCGAGCAGGCGTCGTTCCTGACCGGCCAGTCGATCGCGGTCGACGGCGGCTGGACGACCGCGCTCGTGCCGCCCCCGCTCGACCCGGAGCTGGCGGAGCGGTACGGGCTGAGATGA
- a CDS encoding MBL fold metallo-hydrolase: MSGAAGVAGASGAAGASAVAGVGGAAGAAGAGGVGRIARIVEPLDDGRFLSVFLLVGARGAVLVDTGLAATPERTIGPALAARGLGWEDLTAVVVTHADVDHAGGLGAVRRLAPQATTICGARDRALIESAELLLERRYREFRADHAIDQSRDFVAWVRANADDGTIDAVFDGDATLTVDDGTVTLARPAGAAPRDDRPPADPARGGPPRDAGAWRVSLLAVPGHTAGHLALHDAASGTAIAADAVLGAAAPGADGAPAFAPTYRFLPAYRDTIARLRGLGAERLLCSHLEPLDGAAAGAYLDESAAFATALERALLSSLADGREATLAQLIALAAPAVATWPPDANHTLAQPLLGHVEELCARGRIRRRPGLPARYALA; the protein is encoded by the coding sequence ATGAGCGGGGCGGCTGGTGTGGCTGGCGCGAGCGGGGCCGCTGGCGCGAGCGCCGTGGCCGGCGTCGGCGGCGCGGCTGGTGCGGCTGGTGCCGGCGGCGTCGGCCGGATCGCGCGGATCGTCGAGCCGCTCGACGACGGCCGCTTCCTGTCCGTCTTCCTGCTCGTCGGCGCGCGCGGGGCGGTGCTCGTCGACACGGGCCTCGCCGCGACGCCTGAGCGCACGATCGGGCCGGCGCTCGCGGCGCGCGGGCTCGGCTGGGAGGACCTGACCGCGGTCGTCGTGACGCACGCCGACGTCGACCACGCCGGCGGCCTCGGCGCGGTCCGTCGGCTCGCGCCGCAGGCGACGACGATCTGCGGCGCGCGTGACCGCGCGCTGATCGAGTCGGCCGAGCTGCTGCTGGAGCGGCGCTACCGCGAGTTCCGCGCCGACCACGCGATCGACCAGTCGCGCGACTTCGTCGCCTGGGTCCGCGCGAACGCCGACGACGGCACGATCGACGCCGTCTTCGACGGCGACGCGACGCTGACGGTGGACGACGGGACGGTCACGCTCGCGCGTCCCGCCGGCGCCGCGCCGCGTGACGACCGTCCGCCCGCCGACCCTGCGCGTGGCGGCCCGCCGCGCGACGCCGGCGCGTGGAGGGTCTCGCTCCTCGCCGTCCCCGGTCACACCGCCGGCCACCTCGCGCTGCATGACGCGGCGAGCGGTACGGCGATCGCGGCCGACGCGGTCCTCGGCGCCGCCGCGCCGGGCGCCGACGGCGCGCCCGCGTTCGCCCCGACGTACCGCTTCCTGCCCGCGTACCGCGACACGATCGCGCGGCTGCGCGGGCTCGGCGCCGAGCGCCTGCTGTGCTCCCATCTCGAACCGCTCGACGGGGCGGCGGCCGGCGCCTACCTCGACGAGAGCGCGGCGTTCGCCACGGCGCTGGAGCGGGCGCTGCTCAGCTCCCTCGCCGACGGCCGCGAGGCGACGCTCGCGCAGCTGATCGCGCTCGCCGCCCCGGCGGTCGCCACATGGCCGCCGGACGCGAACCACACGCTCGCCCAGCCGCTGCTCGGCCACGTCGAGGAGCTGTGCGCGCGCGGCCGCATCCGCCGCCGCCCGGGCCTCCCCGCGCGCTACGCGCTCGCCTGA
- a CDS encoding endopygalactorunase: MRWSLRGSLLAAAALMLGLPAAASALDVDVTAAPYSAAGDGVTNDRAAIQRAIGDVASAGGGKVTLPAPKTYLTGNLHLRTNVELHIARGAKVKQSQEITHYADRPLRGALIDETIPWNFTFYRNYPLIYGGSVRNVKLTGAGTIEMTQLPDASQTIRTNAIGMWDVSGFEISGIHAIGGTTPYVGLYFNDNGVVRDTTLNEPGGPTVSGIEVVSSQHILVERNLMRDPDGTPGVTDDGIALSTTYGDPRATGWWRSDVPRPLVDVVIRDNIVEAECCSALAFIPWGTSAPDQRDIEFRDIRIENNVLNAPGSWDSVKCWCDNPWRGSYGPAYTAVEDDQAPMTNVTFSGNSYAGSLDGFVRARISGIQGASFHPGNPYLKNGGFEETGIAYWSKSGTARQVGAETFAAGQTGRWFGYITNFGDGYTALAQGVGLPASTSYTFRARVQTSGDPVRMYVHNQCTGATVAAKWVSGTGWSTEDLSFTTTSACSNYHVGIDSSGQTRGWGRIDDARLLGSVIEDGDPRIGYAGLWHQNVHPSDSGGTHMLAVADRTTANVTFEGNRARWRTIVGPNGGYADVWLDGVFKGTVDTYSASYGWAEIYDTGVLSRGTHVLGIRPQWAKNPLSTYTYVTIDAINVSGW, from the coding sequence ATGAGGTGGTCCCTGCGCGGGAGCCTGCTGGCTGCCGCGGCGCTGATGCTCGGCCTGCCGGCCGCGGCCAGCGCACTCGACGTGGACGTCACCGCGGCGCCGTACAGCGCCGCCGGTGACGGCGTGACGAACGACCGGGCGGCGATTCAGAGAGCGATCGGCGACGTCGCCTCCGCCGGTGGCGGCAAGGTGACGTTGCCGGCGCCGAAGACATACCTGACCGGCAACCTGCATCTCAGAACGAACGTCGAGCTGCACATCGCCAGAGGCGCGAAGGTCAAGCAGAGCCAGGAGATCACCCACTACGCCGACAGACCGCTGCGCGGGGCGCTGATCGACGAGACGATCCCGTGGAACTTCACCTTCTACCGCAACTACCCGCTGATCTACGGCGGCAGCGTCAGAAACGTGAAGCTGACCGGTGCCGGCACGATCGAGATGACGCAGCTCCCGGACGCGAGCCAGACGATTCGCACCAACGCGATCGGGATGTGGGACGTCTCCGGGTTCGAGATCTCCGGCATCCATGCGATCGGCGGCACGACGCCGTACGTCGGCCTCTACTTCAACGACAACGGGGTCGTGCGCGACACGACGCTCAACGAGCCGGGCGGACCGACCGTCTCCGGCATCGAGGTCGTCAGCTCACAGCACATCCTCGTCGAGAGAAACCTGATGCGCGACCCGGACGGCACCCCCGGCGTCACCGACGACGGGATCGCCCTGTCGACGACCTACGGCGACCCGCGCGCCACCGGCTGGTGGAGAAGCGACGTGCCGAGACCGCTCGTCGACGTCGTGATCCGCGACAACATCGTGGAGGCGGAGTGCTGCAGCGCGCTGGCGTTCATCCCGTGGGGCACCTCGGCGCCCGACCAGCGCGACATCGAGTTCCGCGACATCCGGATCGAGAACAACGTCCTCAACGCGCCGGGCAGCTGGGACTCCGTCAAGTGCTGGTGCGACAACCCGTGGAGAGGTTCCTACGGGCCGGCGTACACGGCGGTCGAGGACGACCAGGCGCCCATGACCAATGTGACGTTCTCCGGCAACAGCTACGCCGGCAGTCTCGACGGGTTCGTGAGAGCGAGAATCAGCGGGATCCAGGGCGCGTCGTTCCACCCCGGCAACCCGTACCTCAAGAACGGCGGCTTCGAAGAGACCGGGATCGCGTACTGGTCGAAATCGGGCACCGCGAGACAGGTCGGCGCTGAGACCTTCGCGGCCGGTCAGACCGGCAGATGGTTCGGCTACATCACCAACTTCGGCGACGGCTACACCGCGCTCGCGCAGGGCGTCGGCCTGCCGGCGAGCACGAGCTACACGTTCCGCGCCAGGGTGCAGACGAGCGGCGACCCGGTGCGGATGTACGTCCACAACCAGTGCACGGGCGCGACGGTCGCGGCCAAATGGGTCAGCGGGACGGGCTGGTCGACCGAGGACCTGTCGTTCACGACCACCTCGGCCTGCTCGAACTACCACGTCGGGATCGACTCCTCCGGCCAGACGAGAGGCTGGGGCCGGATCGACGACGCGCGGCTGCTCGGCAGCGTGATCGAGGACGGCGACCCGCGGATCGGCTACGCCGGCCTCTGGCACCAGAACGTCCATCCGAGCGACTCCGGCGGCACGCACATGCTCGCCGTCGCCGACAGAACGACCGCGAACGTCACGTTCGAGGGCAACCGCGCCAGATGGCGGACGATCGTCGGCCCCAACGGCGGCTATGCCGACGTCTGGCTCGACGGCGTCTTCAAGGGCACGGTCGACACGTACAGCGCGAGCTACGGCTGGGCCGAGATCTACGACACCGGGGTGCTGAGCAGAGGCACGCACGTGCTCGGGATACGGCCGCAGTGGGCGAAGAACCCGCTCTCGACGTACACCTACGTGACGATCGACGCGATCAACGTCTCGGGGTGGTGA
- a CDS encoding glycoside hydrolase family protein codes for MRRLLVSGLVAAVTACLALPAAASALDVDVTAAPYGAAGDGVTNDRAAIQSAIDDVSAAGGGKVTLPAPRTFLSGDVSVKSNVTLEIAGGATLKMSQNQSHWAHRPVLGHMIDGTIEWNIAMYRNYPLIHSGNARNVTVTGGGTIEMTRALTDETTIHAMGIGFHKVDGFRISNLTMIGASASNVSLYTVDNGIVSGMTMRDDLDTNVEGVAIGNSQHVRVTGNTMDATSDDTIVLWTQWNDPRGTTWWSTAVPEPINDIEIDNNYATSTCCKAIALIPWGTAYGDQRQVEMSDVRVHDNTLAATDAVGCWCDDPYTGEPPSRFTNQEQDQAPMKDLTFARNRYTGSTALTKAHIQNLVADFAKTSPTFIRNGGFERTGHAYWSRVSRAGQSDAADYSVGQNGSWYGYIQYFDVGYTTLYQGVSLTGGQTYTLRARIQTPDGSPARMYVYDTCGGTGVTQNVSSLAWTDVSLRFTAASSCGRYIVGFDSGTFTSGGLRVDDVLLEGPRIDNDDPVISYEGLWYLYERAGDHGGTERMATQAGTRSSATVTFRGTRARVLAVRGGDRGRADVYLDGVYKTTIDQYSPTTDLQYVTYDTGTVAAGTHELRVVPTWTKHPASANTVISVDAVEVVR; via the coding sequence ATGCGACGACTGCTTGTCAGCGGCCTGGTGGCCGCGGTGACGGCATGCCTTGCCCTGCCCGCGGCCGCCTCCGCGCTCGACGTGGACGTGACCGCAGCGCCGTATGGAGCTGCCGGGGACGGCGTGACGAACGACCGTGCGGCGATCCAGAGCGCGATCGACGACGTCAGCGCGGCGGGTGGCGGGAAGGTGACGCTGCCCGCGCCGAGGACGTTCCTGTCCGGCGACGTCTCGGTCAAGAGCAACGTGACGCTGGAGATCGCCGGCGGCGCGACGCTGAAGATGAGCCAGAACCAGTCGCACTGGGCGCACAGACCGGTGCTCGGCCACATGATCGACGGCACGATCGAGTGGAACATCGCGATGTACCGGAACTATCCGCTGATCCATTCCGGCAACGCGAGAAACGTCACCGTGACGGGCGGCGGCACGATCGAGATGACGCGCGCGCTGACCGACGAGACGACGATCCACGCGATGGGGATCGGCTTCCACAAGGTCGACGGGTTCAGAATCTCCAACCTGACGATGATCGGCGCGAGCGCGAGCAACGTCTCGCTCTACACCGTCGACAACGGGATCGTCTCCGGGATGACGATGAGAGACGACCTCGACACCAACGTCGAGGGCGTCGCGATCGGCAACTCGCAGCACGTGCGCGTCACCGGCAACACGATGGACGCGACCAGCGACGACACGATCGTGCTGTGGACGCAGTGGAACGACCCGCGCGGCACGACGTGGTGGTCGACGGCCGTGCCCGAGCCGATCAACGACATCGAGATCGACAACAACTACGCGACCTCGACCTGCTGCAAGGCGATCGCGCTGATCCCCTGGGGCACCGCGTACGGCGACCAGCGCCAGGTCGAGATGAGCGACGTGCGCGTCCACGACAACACGCTCGCGGCGACCGACGCGGTCGGCTGCTGGTGCGACGACCCGTACACCGGCGAGCCGCCGTCGAGATTCACCAACCAGGAGCAGGACCAGGCGCCGATGAAGGACCTGACGTTCGCCAGAAACAGATACACCGGATCGACCGCGCTGACGAAGGCGCACATCCAGAACCTCGTCGCCGACTTCGCCAAGACGAGCCCGACGTTCATCCGCAACGGCGGCTTCGAGCGCACCGGCCACGCGTACTGGTCGCGCGTGAGCAGAGCCGGCCAGTCCGACGCCGCCGACTACTCCGTCGGCCAGAACGGCTCGTGGTACGGCTACATCCAGTACTTCGACGTCGGCTACACGACGCTCTACCAGGGCGTGTCGCTGACCGGCGGGCAGACGTACACGCTGCGCGCGCGGATCCAGACACCGGACGGGAGCCCGGCGCGGATGTATGTGTACGACACGTGCGGCGGCACGGGCGTGACGCAGAACGTCAGCTCGCTCGCGTGGACCGACGTCAGCCTCAGATTCACCGCGGCGTCGAGCTGCGGCCGGTACATAGTCGGGTTCGACTCGGGCACGTTCACCTCAGGCGGCCTGCGCGTCGACGACGTGCTGCTCGAAGGGCCGCGGATCGACAACGACGACCCGGTGATCTCGTACGAGGGCCTCTGGTACCTCTACGAGCGCGCCGGCGACCACGGCGGGACGGAGCGGATGGCGACGCAGGCCGGCACCAGATCGAGCGCGACCGTCACGTTCCGTGGCACGCGCGCGAGAGTGCTCGCCGTCCGCGGCGGCGACCGCGGCAGAGCCGACGTCTACCTCGACGGCGTCTACAAGACGACGATCGACCAGTACAGCCCGACGACCGACCTGCAGTACGTCACGTACGACACCGGCACGGTCGCGGCCGGGACGCACGAGCTGAGAGTGGTGCCGACCTGGACCAAGCACCCCGCGTCGGCGAACACGGTGATCTCGGTCGACGCGGTCGAGGTCGTACGGTAG
- a CDS encoding SDR family oxidoreductase — protein sequence MNADRRPAALVTGAAGGIGGAIVAALGDAGWDVLAVDLRPDPETGPGASFAADLTTREGNRAAVEHALDRFGRLDAIVANAGMQHVAPVADFPEDRWDALLALMLTSPFLLAKYAWPALAASGDGRIVAVASAHAQVASPFKSAYVSAKHGVLGLVKTLALEGAEQGITATAVCPGFVRTPLVEAQIGDQARAHGLPEEDVLRDVILAPHAVKRLLEPEEIAATVAFLLGPAGRAFTGVPVTMDLGWTAR from the coding sequence ATGAACGCAGACAGACGGCCGGCGGCGCTCGTGACGGGTGCCGCCGGCGGCATCGGCGGCGCGATCGTCGCCGCCCTCGGCGACGCCGGCTGGGACGTGCTCGCCGTCGACCTGCGCCCGGACCCGGAGACGGGGCCGGGCGCGTCGTTCGCCGCCGACCTGACCACCCGCGAGGGGAACCGCGCCGCGGTCGAGCACGCGCTCGACCGCTTCGGCCGGCTCGACGCGATCGTCGCCAACGCCGGGATGCAGCACGTCGCGCCCGTCGCCGACTTCCCCGAGGACCGCTGGGACGCGCTGCTGGCGCTGATGCTGACGAGCCCGTTCCTGCTCGCGAAGTACGCCTGGCCGGCGCTCGCCGCCTCGGGCGACGGACGGATCGTCGCGGTCGCCTCGGCGCACGCGCAGGTCGCCTCGCCGTTCAAGTCGGCGTACGTGTCGGCCAAGCACGGCGTGCTCGGGCTGGTCAAGACGCTCGCGCTCGAAGGCGCCGAGCAGGGGATCACGGCGACCGCCGTCTGCCCGGGCTTCGTCCGCACCCCGCTCGTCGAGGCGCAGATCGGCGACCAGGCGCGCGCGCACGGCCTGCCGGAGGAGGACGTGCTGCGCGACGTGATCCTCGCGCCGCACGCCGTCAAGCGGCTGCTCGAACCGGAGGAGATCGCCGCGACCGTCGCCTTCCTGCTCGGCCCCGCCGGCCGCGCCTTCACGGGCGTGCCGGTGACGATGGACCTCGGCTGGACCGCGCGCTGA